In the Paramisgurnus dabryanus chromosome 5, PD_genome_1.1, whole genome shotgun sequence genome, one interval contains:
- the gtf2h2 gene encoding general transcription factor IIH subunit 2, giving the protein MDEEPERAKRWEGGYERTWEVLKEDESGSLKATVEDILFQSKRKRVFESHGQVRLGMMRHLYLVVDSSRSMEDQDLKPNRLTSTLKLMEYFVEEYFDQNPISQIGIITTKNKRAEKLTDLAGNPKKHIAALKKAVDSTCIGEPSLYNSLNMAMQSLKHMPAHTSREILIIFSSLTTCDPANIYELIKTLKGLKIRVSVIGLSAEVRVCTILTRETGGTYNVILDESHFKELLMSHVKPPPASSSSECSLIRMGFPQHVIASMSDQDAKPSFSMSHLDSTSEGPGLTLGGYYCPQCRAKYTELPVECKVCGLTLVSAPHLARSFHHLFPLDAFQETPLEECEGERYCEACQVELKDKSIFTCPACKKVFCVDCDLFIHDTLHCCPGCMLTDGMS; this is encoded by the exons ATGGATGAAGAACCAGAGAGAGCAAAACGGTGGGAAGGAGGTTACGAACGAACATG GGAGGTTCTGAAGGAGGATGAGTCTGGATCTCTGAAAGCTACAGTAGAGGACATTCTTTTCCAGTCAAAGAGGAAAAG GGTGTTTGAAAGTCATGGACAAGTTCGACTTGGGATG ATGCGCCACCTTTATCTGGTTGTTGACTCGTCTCGGTCGATGGAAGATCAAGACCTGAAACCCAACAGGCTGACATCCACCCTGAAG CTGATGGAGTATTTTGTGGAGGAATACTTTGACCAGAATCCGATCAGTCAG ATAGGGATCATTACTACAAAGAACAAGAGGGCGGAAAAGCTGACAGATCTTGCAG GGAATCCTAAGAAGCATATTGCAGCTCTTAAAAAAGCTGTGGACTCAACTTGCATAGGAGAGCCGTCCCTCTACAACTCTCTCAACATGGCAATGCAGTCTCTAAA ACACATGCCTGCCCATACCAGCAGAGAGATTCTGATCATATTCAGCAGTCTGACCACATGTGACCCAGCCAACATCTATGAGCTTATTAAA accctcaaaGGTTTGAAAATCAGAGTGTCTGTGATCGGACTGTCGGCAGAGGTTCGAGTATGCACCATTCTCACAAGAGAAACAGGAG GAACCTACAATGTGATATTGGATGAGAGTCATTTTAAGGAGCTGCTGATGTCGCATGTGAAGCCACCTCCTGCCAGCTCCTCATCTGAGTGCTCCCTTATTCGCATGG GTTTCCCCCAGCACGTCATAGCATCCATGTCAGATCAGGACGCCAAACCCTCTTTCAGCATGTC GCACCTTGACAGCACTTCTGAAGGGCCAGGACTCACTCTCGGTGGATACTACTGCCCACAGTGCAGAGCCAAATATACCGAGCTGCCAGTGGAGTGCAAAGTGTGTG GTCTGACTTTGGTTTCTGCTCCTCACTTGGCCCGCTCCTTCCACCATCTCTTCCCTCTGGACGCCTTTCAGGAGACCCCACTGGAGGAGTGTGAGGGAGAGAG GTACTGTGAAGCTTGCCAAGTAGAGTTGAAAGACAAAAGT ATATTTACTTGTCCGGCATGTAAGAAAGTGTTCTGTGTAGATTGTGATCTCTTCATACACGACACACTGCACTGCTGCCCCGGCTGCATGCTAACTGATGGGATGTCCTGA